In the Hermetia illucens chromosome 1, iHerIll2.2.curated.20191125, whole genome shotgun sequence genome, AATGGACCTAGAACCGTACCTGGATTGCTTTTCCCCTTACAGGTGGATATGAACAGCAACACGTGACACCTGAAAGCGTTAAATGGACCGCAGATGGTTCATTGCAgagaaaaagtggaaagaaaaATATGCATCGGAAGGATACTTTATCcagaataagaagaaataaattgGTATGGTAAAGGAAGAAataaaaagacgaggaaacgatgTAGGACCAGACCAAACCGATCAAACGTGAAGACAGTGGGTTAGAAATAtgttccatacggaaaacgaagggtggcggagttTTCATTAAGTTACATAGGAATATTTTCTGTGAAATAGTCTGGGAGAGAAGGCTCTGGTTTCTCCTTTCCGTGCGCTAGGTACATTGGCGGGGTCAATCGATGTGTCCGGCAGTATTTTGCGGATATCAAGCGATTATCTGAGAGACTCCTCTCGGCTAAATGAGAATATACAGGGCCAGATGGGAATGGCAGCCgactcagacatttgtctgcctAATGTCTGTCTGATATCTGAGACAGACGCAGCCATTTGCCTGTCTGATGTCACACAGACATTAGCCTGACACAAGCACAGATGTTTATCTGACACAGAGTTTTGTCTGAAACAGTCATTTATATGAGAGCGACATTTGTGTGACACTGACATaaatatttgtctgtctgatgtctgaaacaTGCACAGAGCTTTGCCGGCTTGTTGTCTGGGGGAACCAGAAACATTTTCCTACGCCAAATAtacgttaataatagtgttttcaaAATGTATACCTTATAAATACCCGAGGCTATATTTTGGCGTGTCGTGCTGTGCCGTTCCTAGTGGGCGGGCTCCTTTAGCCAATCTGTCCTGTGTCCTGTGCCGTGTCGTTCGCaatggattttaataaaacTGTCGCGTTGTTCCAGTGACGCGATACTTTAAAATAAAGTCCCTCGCTAAATGTTCCTGCCAATGGGTCTAACCTTTTTCGAGCGAAGTGTTTGTGACAGACAAACCGATGAATAGAAAGCCAATTTGAATAGGGTTTTGGGTAAGAcgaaagttcaaaaattaaaacacaAATCAGTAGAATTAGAATGCGAAtgttattgaaaaaaatacttCCTCATTTCCGAGGTAAAATCAGTACAATTCTGATTCTTCATAAATTTGAACTTAAGGCGGTAATTTGTTATGTTTATGTCTCGTACACATAAGGAAGGTAACAGTAAAATATATTGCATATGAACTGCATAAAACAGAACAGGAAATAGATCATAACCTCTTTAACAAAGAACTACTTTCGCTAGAAACCATTAAATATGCCGTTCGGTATTTATTATTATCTAAAGTTATGTGGCTACTCGTTTATTTGGtcctatatttatttttttataattttaataataataacaatatctTCATTCTTCATATTCACTTTCCTTAATTATCTAGGATTAAATTAAGGATATAATACTTTTTCTTCAAGTTTACAGTATTGGcatttagtattttattgagtagGAGACCTTCAcacaatttcatttattttatatcATTATTAATGGCGTTTTTAACTCGGTTTATCATTTTacaattttcaatatacaacaacCAAATATTGTCcaagaaattttaataaatttcctaTAGGATTCAATGTAACGGGATAGAGCCGTTTCCAAACTAAAATAGTAAcaattaaagatttccacctttaatttcaaataaataaaatatcctGAAAGCAATCAATTATCGCTACAGCTTTTTGTATGCTTGGTTGTTTGAATTACAAATTCTATCTTAGTATTTTAAATATAAGATTATCACAATAGAAATATTGATAGTTTTGTAGGAATATAAAAAATCGTTTGGTTGCAGGTTGTTATGGTTCAGCCTCGATTAAAACTACGTTAAAATTTCCGAATGATCCGCTAAATATTTCCGCTATGTTTAATATGTTTACTACAATTGCCTCTATCGTGGTAGATTATCTTACATAATTTCATCTACTTACGGCTTTAACATGAatcctttattaattttaaagctTTTCTATTTTAGAGATATCTAGAACCCGACTCCATAGGAGACATTATTGTGTAGCATTCACGCTGAATTTCCAATAAATCAATGGCGTTTGCTTCCTTGTgaagacaaattttcaaaattctcgATCTGATACTCCATTGGTTTCCGTCTTTTACAAAATAATACAAGAGCCCCGTTCACGCTTCACGGGTTTCGCTTGCAGTTGCTCCAGAGCCGCAAGCTCAGCCTGCCGCCTGGCAAACCATGCCTGCTTCTGGAGGCGATTGATAATGATTCGGTAGGCGCCAGTAACATCACTTCGGGgtccatttttgatggcaacTCGTAGCATTTCGGTTGTGATGCCCAACTGTTCCAGGATCTGCCTGGCTTCCACTTCTAAGGAATTCAGCTTAGAAACGTCATCAGTGTCGGTTGGGGTCATAATAAAACTGCCTTTCTCCTCGTCGTAATTTTTCAGAGATATTGGCGACTGGGGTGATTCCCTATGAGCACCGTAATCCAGGGGGCGTGCCAAGTCTCCATTTTGGATGCTCTTTTTATTCCTGTCCACTTCCATGGGCCCAATCTTCTTCTTTAGGGTTCCTGCGAAGAAGGATCTTTTTGTGTTGGCCGTTGATTGATCTGGCTCGAAGATATCACTGGTTAGGTCAATCGGATGTAGGAAGTTATCAGTCATTATCCCGTCGTTCCTTTTCGTGTTGAACTGCAAAATGCTTTTGTTCGCCACTTCCATGTATCTTTGGCGCAGGGAATAATTTTTTCTTGCGCGATTTGCTTTGGTGCGAAACCAGAAAGTTgatttcttcccgtttgatgaTTTTGTGTGCTGATTGATGTGGTGCGTCATGAGTGTGGCACTCAAGTTGGGGTTCGCTACCCATTGGCTAGTGAGGATTTCGTCGATGGTAGGCCGGCGTGCAGGTAAGTGGACTAGAATTCGTTCTGcagaaaaaagtaaaagttgTTAATTTTGCATTTATTTATCACTGATAATTTTTATTTCTAAAGAATAATTCAACAAtcaattctgaacatatgcccatctagtgaattatggctagCCAGAAtatccacaatactcctgcaaatcttcctgttttttgacaggataaactttgccgtatgtttgtttggttctaacaGAAAAAGCTTGGTGTGTTCAGCAGCATTAAgactcagccacctgtcattatgggaagcttgttcccagtttttgttagcagcattagccaatgctactgacatcccaattgctggttccgggcCGGGTAT is a window encoding:
- the LOC119646448 gene encoding probable serine/threonine-protein kinase SIK1B, with translation MLSREIATLECVHHPNILRLFEVIETLGRVYLVTEWIRGGELYNHITQGGPLREIHAAPLFKQLLLAVKHMHSLGYVHRDIKAENVLLVSENRLKLADFGFSTELLNGPQQKLDTFCGSPPYAAPELFSDDHYIGGPVDVWALGILLYFMVVGNMPFRAPTVPALRSAVLKGDYSLPSHISLPCIRLIQRILVHLPARRPTIDEILTSQWVANPNLSATLMTHHINQHTKSSNGKKSTFWFRTKANRARKNYSLRQRYMEVANKSILQFNTKRNDGIMTDNFLHPIDLTSDIFEPDQSTANTKRSFFAGTLKKKIGPMEVDRNKKSIQNGDLARPLDYGAHRESPQSPISLKNYDEEKGSFIMTPTDTDDVSKLNSLEVEARQILEQLGITTEMLRVAIKNGPRSDVTGAYRIIINRLQKQAWFARRQAELAALEQLQAKPVKRERGSCIIL